One window of the Betta splendens chromosome 21, fBetSpl5.4, whole genome shotgun sequence genome contains the following:
- the arhgap20 gene encoding rho GTPase-activating protein 20 isoform X2, whose product MDMLGMEHEHFDTSRGRAGSCVEFHNIKKMKTLAQRRQSAPSLVISKALTRSRSTSRESCLTPISPESSPLIQAFLAECPGRVFLGHVQTQLKTGLQTQERHLFLFTDTMLVAKAKSPTHFKVKAQVRVCEMWTANCMEEVCEGSTNPDRSFVMGWPTCNCVATFSSEEHKDNWLALIKSRIIEGKQKDDPKTIPLKIFAKDIGNCAYAKTLAVSNTDSTTDVIRMALLQFGISGCVKDHRLWVSSSKDEPPYPLIGHEFPFSIKMSHIRDGGSSGPGLGGREGRDPTSPTDCPEVLLLDQCLPPDTQCQFILRPNKAAPAQAQLMEPGQQKSFKRKRSLINWPFWRGSSTQLDGLPLSPTSLSPTQGLLFGRPLSSICSSDLGLPKPVMDMLVFLYLEGPYTRGVFRRSAGAKACRELRDRLDSGADDLEISHQSVFVIAAVLKDFLRNIPGSILCVDLYDQWMDVMEGDEGEERMPTVQRLLRLLPSQNILLLRHVIAVLHCIQGNAHDNQMNASNLSICIAPSMLWAPASRTAEKEGEGTKKVCELVRFLIENCSSALGEDVPTLFRSFSQKSSSSDHGSDVSSFQMNDSSYDSLENELNDDPESPFQEQLPLRDKDKPDSRSRDSVITLSDCDPDPDPDLLLQLPPLARPRRFTPAARQPRTRQTSGVLQGPRRLRRSSEPALALASTPPCGSVAARVDKHRLPGRKASYDAAIEGEGEDDEDEVFLEQRLKALQLKEHGGDGCEKRGVKVQNGGRRKVKHTPPPPLRLDASCSSLSSPATSPTGSSLSSLDSAFSQYSTDCASNGAAPLSEPAPLSPLSPLSPGRPQRSPRGSPSHKDLPTHLSQPPHPHGLHPNTWLKKDRRLSLKQPDNGRTEEDVAFVNGSIQASSNGAANDKRRSSSPPSYQQALLQLQHNRSPFYRGSEKALTVRELRQLHDQTCSSGPPGSASSNRPKPPTGRAAAKEPVQPPQGVFYGHSGTTLVLQRQKSHSLTPAVDGHKDRTLPLPRRASEPTRASASLTLDRRGGPRPEDRGLRVSDVERTYAEPRFCLSPSATRAVRDYFSSQGQEDADTCLQRSQEVALALVQGKREWQSRRCSDPHLDDFEQLFFAEESYV is encoded by the exons GGAGAGTTGCCTGACCCCCATCAGCCCAGAGTCCAGTCCCCTCATCCAGGCCTTCCTGGCTGAGTGTCCCGGCCGTGTTTTCCTGGGTCACGTCCAAACGCAGCTAAAGACGGGCCTTCAGACCCAGGAGAGacacctcttcctcttcacgGACACGATGCTTGTTGCCAAGGCCAA GTCTCCCACTCATTTCAAAGTAAAGGCTCAAGTTCGAGTCTGTGAGATGTGGACGGCCAACTGcatggaggaggtgtgtgaaGGAAGCACCAACCCAGACCGGAGCTTCGTCATGGGCTGGCCCACCTGCAACTGTGTGGCAACATTCAG CTCTGAGGAGCACAAGGACAACTGGCTGGCGCTCATCAAGAG CCGCATAATtgagggaaaacagaaggaTGATCCAAAGACCATACCGCTGAAGATATTTGCAAAGGATATTGGAAACTGTGCCTAT GCCAAGACGCTTGCGGTCAGCAACACGGACAGCACCACCGATGTCATCCGCAtggctctgctgcagtttgGCATATCA GGCTGCGTTAAAGACCACCGGCTGTGGGTGAGCTCCAGTAAGGACGAGCCTCCCTACCCTCTCATCG GCCACGAATTTCCATTCAGCATCAAGATGAGCCACATTCGTGATGGAGGGAGCAGCGGACCGGGACTCGGGGGAAGAGAAGGCAGGGATCCCACAAGTCCCACAGACTGTccagaggtgctgctgctggaccagtGTCTCCCTCCGGATACCCAGTGCCAGTTCATCCTCAGACCCAATAAGGCTGCGCCAGCACAAGCTCAGCTCATGG AGCCTGGTCAGCAGAAGTCTTTTAAGAGGAAGAGGTCTCTGATCAACTGGCCCTTCTggagaggctccagcacccAGCTGGACGGCCTGCCCCTGTCTCCGACCTCGCTGTCGCCCACTCAGGGACTGCTGTTCGGACGACCCCTGAGTTCCATTTGCTCCTCAGACCTCGGCCTGCCCAAGCCTGTCATG GACATGCTGGTGTTCCTGTACCTGGAGGGGCCCTACACCCGCGGCGTCTTCAGGCGCTCGGCGGGGGCCAAAGCCTGTCGGGAGCTCCGAGACAGACTGGACAGCGGGGCCGACGACCTGGAGATCTCACACCAGTCTGTGTTCGTCATCGCCGCCGTCCTCAAG GATTTCCTGCGAAACATCCCGGGCAGCATATTGTGTGTGGACCTGTACGACCAGTGGATGGATGTGATGGAGGGCGACGAAGGGGAAGAGAGGATGCCCACAGTCCAGAG GTTGCTGCGCCTCCTGCCCAGCCAGAATATCCTTCTGCTGCGGCATGTCATCGCCGTGCTGCACTGCATCCAAGGCAACGCCCATGACAACCAGATGAACGCCTCCAACCTGTCCATCTGCATtgctcccagcatgctctggGCTCCAGCGTCGAGGACAGCTGAGAAAGAGGGGGAGGGTACCAAAAAG gtgtgtgagctGGTCCGCTTCCTCATAGAGAACTGCAGCAGCGCGCTGGGAGAAGACGTCCCCACGCTGTTCAGAAGCTTCAgccagaagagcagcagcagcgaccaCGGCTCAG ATGTGTCGTCCTTCCAGATGAACGACTCCTCTTACGACAGTTTGGAGAACGAGCTGAACGACGACCCTGAGTCCCCGTTCCAGGAGCAGCTGCCTCTGCGGGACAAAGACAAGCCCGACAGCCGCAGCCGCGACTCTGTGATCACCCTTAGCGACTGCGACCCTGATCCCGACCCCGACCTccttctgcagctccctccGCTGGCGCGGCCCAGGAGGTTCACCCCTGCAGCTCGGCAGCCTCGGACCCGGCAGACCAGCGGCGTGTTGCAGGGCCCccggaggctgaggaggagctcgGAACCGGCCCTGGCGCTGGCTAGCACGCCTCCCTGCGGTTCAGTGGCCGCTCGGGTCGATAAGCATCGCCTCCCGGGACGGAAGGCCAGCTATGACGCCGCCATcgaaggggagggggaggacgacgaggacgagGTGTTTCTGGAGCAGCGGCTAAAggctctgcagctgaaggagcacGGAGGAGATGGGTGCGAGAAGAGGGGAGTCAAAGTCCAGAACGGTGGACGGAGGAAGGTGAAGCACACGCCTCCGCCTCCGTTACGCCTGGACGCCAGCTGCTCCAGTCTGTCGTCACCGGCAACCTCGCCCACAggctcctccctcagctccttAGACTCCGCCTTCTCCCAGTACTCCACTGACTGCGCGTCCAATGGGGCGGCCCCCCTGAGCGAGCCGGCCCCTctgtcccctctctcccctctgtcccCTGGACGGCCCCAGCGTTCCCCCAGAGGCTCGCCCTCCCACAAGGACCTGCCCACTCATTTGTcacagcccccccacccccacggccTCCACCCAAACACGTGGCTCAAAAAGGACCGCCGCCTGTCGCTGAAGCAGCCCGATAATGGACgcacagaggaggacgtggCTTTTGTAAATGGAAGCATCCAAGCGAGCAGTAACGGCGCTGCTAACGACAAGCGGAGGTCCAGCAGCCCTCCGTCGTACCAGCaggccctgctgcagctgcagcacaaccgCTCCCCTTTCTACAGGGGCTCCGAGAAAGCCCTGACGGTCAGAGAACTGAGGCAGCTCCACGACCAGACGTGCAGCTCCGGGCCTCCGGGCTCAGCCTCCTCCAACAGGCCGAAGCCGCCCACAGGAAGAGCGGCCGCAAAGGAGCCCGTGCAGCCGCCACAGGGCGTTTTCTATGGACACAGTGGCACCACGCTGGTCCTACAGAGGCAGAAGTCACACTCTCTAACTCCGGCCGTGGACGGACACAAAGACCGGACCCTTCCCCTTCCACGGAGAGCGTCTGAGCCCACTAGAGCCTCTGCGAGCCTGACTTTGGACAGACGGGGTGGACCTCGGCCCGAGGACCGAGGCCTGAGGGTGTCGGACGTGGAGCGCACCTACGCAGAGCCTCGCTTCTGCCTGTCTCCCTCCGCCACCCGAGCCGTGAGGGACTACTTCTCCTCGCAGGGTCAGGAGGACGCGGATacctgtctgcagaggagccagGAGGTGGCGCTGGCCCTGGTTCAGGGGAAGAGGGAGTGGCAGAGCAGACGCTGCAGCGACCCGCACCTGGACGACTTTGAACAGCTTTTCTTTGCAGAGGAGTCGTACGTGTAG
- the arhgap20 gene encoding rho GTPase-activating protein 20 isoform X1, translated as METMSPQQGTMGQNRSDSVTGESKAPPDNKKKMKTLAQRRQSAPSLVISKALTRSRSTSRESCLTPISPESSPLIQAFLAECPGRVFLGHVQTQLKTGLQTQERHLFLFTDTMLVAKAKSPTHFKVKAQVRVCEMWTANCMEEVCEGSTNPDRSFVMGWPTCNCVATFSSEEHKDNWLALIKSRIIEGKQKDDPKTIPLKIFAKDIGNCAYAKTLAVSNTDSTTDVIRMALLQFGISGCVKDHRLWVSSSKDEPPYPLIGHEFPFSIKMSHIRDGGSSGPGLGGREGRDPTSPTDCPEVLLLDQCLPPDTQCQFILRPNKAAPAQAQLMEPGQQKSFKRKRSLINWPFWRGSSTQLDGLPLSPTSLSPTQGLLFGRPLSSICSSDLGLPKPVMDMLVFLYLEGPYTRGVFRRSAGAKACRELRDRLDSGADDLEISHQSVFVIAAVLKDFLRNIPGSILCVDLYDQWMDVMEGDEGEERMPTVQRLLRLLPSQNILLLRHVIAVLHCIQGNAHDNQMNASNLSICIAPSMLWAPASRTAEKEGEGTKKVCELVRFLIENCSSALGEDVPTLFRSFSQKSSSSDHGSDVSSFQMNDSSYDSLENELNDDPESPFQEQLPLRDKDKPDSRSRDSVITLSDCDPDPDPDLLLQLPPLARPRRFTPAARQPRTRQTSGVLQGPRRLRRSSEPALALASTPPCGSVAARVDKHRLPGRKASYDAAIEGEGEDDEDEVFLEQRLKALQLKEHGGDGCEKRGVKVQNGGRRKVKHTPPPPLRLDASCSSLSSPATSPTGSSLSSLDSAFSQYSTDCASNGAAPLSEPAPLSPLSPLSPGRPQRSPRGSPSHKDLPTHLSQPPHPHGLHPNTWLKKDRRLSLKQPDNGRTEEDVAFVNGSIQASSNGAANDKRRSSSPPSYQQALLQLQHNRSPFYRGSEKALTVRELRQLHDQTCSSGPPGSASSNRPKPPTGRAAAKEPVQPPQGVFYGHSGTTLVLQRQKSHSLTPAVDGHKDRTLPLPRRASEPTRASASLTLDRRGGPRPEDRGLRVSDVERTYAEPRFCLSPSATRAVRDYFSSQGQEDADTCLQRSQEVALALVQGKREWQSRRCSDPHLDDFEQLFFAEESYV; from the exons GGAGAGTTGCCTGACCCCCATCAGCCCAGAGTCCAGTCCCCTCATCCAGGCCTTCCTGGCTGAGTGTCCCGGCCGTGTTTTCCTGGGTCACGTCCAAACGCAGCTAAAGACGGGCCTTCAGACCCAGGAGAGacacctcttcctcttcacgGACACGATGCTTGTTGCCAAGGCCAA GTCTCCCACTCATTTCAAAGTAAAGGCTCAAGTTCGAGTCTGTGAGATGTGGACGGCCAACTGcatggaggaggtgtgtgaaGGAAGCACCAACCCAGACCGGAGCTTCGTCATGGGCTGGCCCACCTGCAACTGTGTGGCAACATTCAG CTCTGAGGAGCACAAGGACAACTGGCTGGCGCTCATCAAGAG CCGCATAATtgagggaaaacagaaggaTGATCCAAAGACCATACCGCTGAAGATATTTGCAAAGGATATTGGAAACTGTGCCTAT GCCAAGACGCTTGCGGTCAGCAACACGGACAGCACCACCGATGTCATCCGCAtggctctgctgcagtttgGCATATCA GGCTGCGTTAAAGACCACCGGCTGTGGGTGAGCTCCAGTAAGGACGAGCCTCCCTACCCTCTCATCG GCCACGAATTTCCATTCAGCATCAAGATGAGCCACATTCGTGATGGAGGGAGCAGCGGACCGGGACTCGGGGGAAGAGAAGGCAGGGATCCCACAAGTCCCACAGACTGTccagaggtgctgctgctggaccagtGTCTCCCTCCGGATACCCAGTGCCAGTTCATCCTCAGACCCAATAAGGCTGCGCCAGCACAAGCTCAGCTCATGG AGCCTGGTCAGCAGAAGTCTTTTAAGAGGAAGAGGTCTCTGATCAACTGGCCCTTCTggagaggctccagcacccAGCTGGACGGCCTGCCCCTGTCTCCGACCTCGCTGTCGCCCACTCAGGGACTGCTGTTCGGACGACCCCTGAGTTCCATTTGCTCCTCAGACCTCGGCCTGCCCAAGCCTGTCATG GACATGCTGGTGTTCCTGTACCTGGAGGGGCCCTACACCCGCGGCGTCTTCAGGCGCTCGGCGGGGGCCAAAGCCTGTCGGGAGCTCCGAGACAGACTGGACAGCGGGGCCGACGACCTGGAGATCTCACACCAGTCTGTGTTCGTCATCGCCGCCGTCCTCAAG GATTTCCTGCGAAACATCCCGGGCAGCATATTGTGTGTGGACCTGTACGACCAGTGGATGGATGTGATGGAGGGCGACGAAGGGGAAGAGAGGATGCCCACAGTCCAGAG GTTGCTGCGCCTCCTGCCCAGCCAGAATATCCTTCTGCTGCGGCATGTCATCGCCGTGCTGCACTGCATCCAAGGCAACGCCCATGACAACCAGATGAACGCCTCCAACCTGTCCATCTGCATtgctcccagcatgctctggGCTCCAGCGTCGAGGACAGCTGAGAAAGAGGGGGAGGGTACCAAAAAG gtgtgtgagctGGTCCGCTTCCTCATAGAGAACTGCAGCAGCGCGCTGGGAGAAGACGTCCCCACGCTGTTCAGAAGCTTCAgccagaagagcagcagcagcgaccaCGGCTCAG ATGTGTCGTCCTTCCAGATGAACGACTCCTCTTACGACAGTTTGGAGAACGAGCTGAACGACGACCCTGAGTCCCCGTTCCAGGAGCAGCTGCCTCTGCGGGACAAAGACAAGCCCGACAGCCGCAGCCGCGACTCTGTGATCACCCTTAGCGACTGCGACCCTGATCCCGACCCCGACCTccttctgcagctccctccGCTGGCGCGGCCCAGGAGGTTCACCCCTGCAGCTCGGCAGCCTCGGACCCGGCAGACCAGCGGCGTGTTGCAGGGCCCccggaggctgaggaggagctcgGAACCGGCCCTGGCGCTGGCTAGCACGCCTCCCTGCGGTTCAGTGGCCGCTCGGGTCGATAAGCATCGCCTCCCGGGACGGAAGGCCAGCTATGACGCCGCCATcgaaggggagggggaggacgacgaggacgagGTGTTTCTGGAGCAGCGGCTAAAggctctgcagctgaaggagcacGGAGGAGATGGGTGCGAGAAGAGGGGAGTCAAAGTCCAGAACGGTGGACGGAGGAAGGTGAAGCACACGCCTCCGCCTCCGTTACGCCTGGACGCCAGCTGCTCCAGTCTGTCGTCACCGGCAACCTCGCCCACAggctcctccctcagctccttAGACTCCGCCTTCTCCCAGTACTCCACTGACTGCGCGTCCAATGGGGCGGCCCCCCTGAGCGAGCCGGCCCCTctgtcccctctctcccctctgtcccCTGGACGGCCCCAGCGTTCCCCCAGAGGCTCGCCCTCCCACAAGGACCTGCCCACTCATTTGTcacagcccccccacccccacggccTCCACCCAAACACGTGGCTCAAAAAGGACCGCCGCCTGTCGCTGAAGCAGCCCGATAATGGACgcacagaggaggacgtggCTTTTGTAAATGGAAGCATCCAAGCGAGCAGTAACGGCGCTGCTAACGACAAGCGGAGGTCCAGCAGCCCTCCGTCGTACCAGCaggccctgctgcagctgcagcacaaccgCTCCCCTTTCTACAGGGGCTCCGAGAAAGCCCTGACGGTCAGAGAACTGAGGCAGCTCCACGACCAGACGTGCAGCTCCGGGCCTCCGGGCTCAGCCTCCTCCAACAGGCCGAAGCCGCCCACAGGAAGAGCGGCCGCAAAGGAGCCCGTGCAGCCGCCACAGGGCGTTTTCTATGGACACAGTGGCACCACGCTGGTCCTACAGAGGCAGAAGTCACACTCTCTAACTCCGGCCGTGGACGGACACAAAGACCGGACCCTTCCCCTTCCACGGAGAGCGTCTGAGCCCACTAGAGCCTCTGCGAGCCTGACTTTGGACAGACGGGGTGGACCTCGGCCCGAGGACCGAGGCCTGAGGGTGTCGGACGTGGAGCGCACCTACGCAGAGCCTCGCTTCTGCCTGTCTCCCTCCGCCACCCGAGCCGTGAGGGACTACTTCTCCTCGCAGGGTCAGGAGGACGCGGATacctgtctgcagaggagccagGAGGTGGCGCTGGCCCTGGTTCAGGGGAAGAGGGAGTGGCAGAGCAGACGCTGCAGCGACCCGCACCTGGACGACTTTGAACAGCTTTTCTTTGCAGAGGAGTCGTACGTGTAG